A single region of the Cyclopterus lumpus isolate fCycLum1 chromosome 16, fCycLum1.pri, whole genome shotgun sequence genome encodes:
- the LOC117745544 gene encoding prostate stem cell antigen-like has product MPFPRRRGHTGFHSRWRTDMKMLLVVVLLSLVSPGLSLMCYVCSSSATNEECNNNNTTQVCQPPQDICMTIVDTSGNAKVISKLCSSEATCLGAASSSSVDANGNGNSVNCCNFNTCNFSGAESIHIHTVLLLLSGGVLLLLSH; this is encoded by the exons ATGCCGTTCCCTCGCAGGAGAGGGCACACCGGTTTCCACAGCAGGTGGAGAACAGACATGAAGATGCTGCTCGTTGTCGTGCTCCTCTCGCTCGTCTCACCGG GGCTGTCACTGATGTGCTACGTGTGCAGTTCTTCTGCCACCAATGAggaatgcaacaacaacaacaccacccaGGTGTGTCAGCCGCCCCAGGACATATGCATGACTATCGTCGACACTTCAG gcaatGCAAAGGTTATTTCAAAGTTGTGTTCCAGTGAGGCCACGTGCTTAGGAGCTGCCTCGAGCTCCTCAGTCGACGCGAACGGAAACGGAAACAGCGTCAACTGCTGCAACTTTAACACGTGCAACTTCAGTGGAGCCGAGtccattcacatacacacagtcctGCTGCTATTGTCCGGCGGTGTATTATTACTGTTGTCACACTGA
- the LOC117745534 gene encoding cleft lip and palate transmembrane protein 1-like protein gives MLPSCQPKPADSSGNRSSVAKLLLGVFVVYMLHTAWLLFGFLNTKPCDGSTGELCITSYLTARARLQMSVFTCLVPDSSQLNLAVKIDPFDPHSTFERQVNVSLPEQTRANGTLFAVVYVHKAGVSPLEDSREVHYAAQLTTYITPTYTEGQRDMQKRSSPRSENTVSHWRPHLSITMMSEDFTFNKAGLPGDVRRYMRVSQEGRHMIYLPLLLVNELSFRVRDLLEISSSTVQLPLTVSYEGISLRGFRFWVHLQDVVYSLRQFGFTEENIDEIKETLVGSNLYMLVLTALITALQLICEFLALKNDFSSWRKKKSMVGMSRKSVLWRSLSTLLIFLHLLEETSLLVLLPVGLGACVEVWKVFTVFKIPFQWKSSKLHVNKLDEEERKTVEYDTQASRYLSYLVYPLCISGAIFSLAYLRQKSYYSWLVNTLVTGVYAFGFLSMVPQLFINHKLKSVCHLQGTVLMYRGVNTLISDLCSCASFFSSSGSFSSSHQLSCFRDELLFFLYLYQRRRYAHKARRRRESGTHSKKLKTQ, from the exons ATGCTCCCGTCGTGCCAGCCGAAGCCCGCGGACAGCAGCGGCAACCGGAGCTCCGTCGCGAAGCTGCTGCTCGGGGTCTTCGTGGTGTACATGCTCCACACCGCCTGGCTGCTGTTCGGCTTCCTCAACACCAAACCCTGCGATGGGAGCACGGGAGAGCTCTGCATCACCTCCTACCTGACAGCACGAGCCCGGCTACAG atGAGTGTCTTCACCTGCCTCGTGCCAGACAGCAGCCAACTCAACCTTGCTGTAAAAATAGACCCCTTTGACCCGCACTCTACATTTGAGAG gcAGGTGAATGTCTCTCTGCCAGAGCAGACTCGGGCTAATGGCACTCTGTTTGCAGTCGTGTATGTTCACAAAGCCGGTGTTTCCCCTCTGGAGGACAGCAGGGAAGTTCACTACGCAGCTCAGCTCACCACCTACATTACTCCCACATACACAGAGGGGCAGAGAGACATGCAGAAG AGGTCGAGTCCCAGATCAGAGAATACAGTGTCCCACTGGAGAcctcacctgtcaatcactatGATGTCAGAGGACTTCACCTTCAACAAAGCGGGGCTTCCCGGTGATGTGCGGCGCTACATGAGAGT CTCTCAGGAAGGCCGACACATGATCTACCTCCCTCTGCTGCTGGTTAACGAGCTCAGCTTCAGAGTCAGAGACCTCCTG GAGATCAGCAGCAGCACCGTTCAGCTCCCTCTGACTGTGTCCTACGAGGGAATCTCATTAAGGGGGTTCAGGTTCTGGGTGCATCTACAGGACGTGGTTTATTCCCTGCGACAGTTTG GCTTCACAGAGGAGAACATAGATGAAATTAAAGAAACGTTGGTGGGCTCCAACCTCTACATGTTAGTGTTGACTGCACTCATCACAGCTCTACAA CTCATCTGTGAATTCTTGGCTCTTAAAAATGACTTCAGCTcatggagaaaaaagaagagcatgGTGGGAATGTCTAGGAAGTCAG TTCTGTGGCGTAGTCTCAGCACGTTGCTGATCTTCCTCCATCTGCTAGAGGAGACCAGTCTCCTggtgctgcttcctgtcggcTTGGGAGCATGTGTCGAG GTGTGGAAGGTGTTTACAGTGTTCAAGATCCCGTTTCAATGGAAAAGCTCCAAGCTCCAT GTAAATAAGCTggatgaggaagaaagaaagacagtgGAGTACGACACACag gCGTCCAGATACTTGTCCTACTTGGTCTATCCTCTGTGTATCAGTGGAGCTATTTTCTCCCTGGCCTACTTACGCCAAAAGAG TTACTACTCCTGGTTGGTCAACACCCTAGTGACTG gaGTGTATGCCTTTGGCTTCCTGTCTATGGTCCCACAGCTCTTCATCAACCACAAG CTGAAGTCGGTGTGCCACCTGCAGGGGACAGTGTTGATGTACAGA ggAGTGAACACGCTGATCTCAGACCTGTGCTCCTGcgcctcctttttctcctcgtctggatccttctcctcctctcatcaacTTTCCTGCTTCAGAGAtgagctcctcttcttcctctacctctACCAGCGAAG GCGCTACGCCCACAAGGCCAGGAGGCGACGAGAGTCTGGGACCCACAGCAAGAAACTAAAGACTCAATGA